The genomic segment AACATCGTTAAAGCTTCCCAACAAGAGATGATTTGATTTGGCTTACAGTTACAGACCAGTGTGATTGTTGTGTTCttgaacaaaatgaaaatacatTACTAGCGTTGAGAtgataacaaacaaaccaggtAGAAAACTTCAAGCCGTTGAAACTCTACTTCCGCCTCTGCGTCCACGTCCATCAGGTCTCTCTGAATACTCTCTTCTCTGCAATATAACCAGAAGATTGAATGAtcttaaaattcaaaactatataAGAGTTATACAAAGGTTTTATTCGGGGCTACTTACAAAGGGTTTAGTGGGTCTAGTGTATGTGTATTTCTGCTTTCTACTAATTGACATTCTctcaacttccttcttcttctcctctgcttTCATTTTGGTTGGACTAGGCCGATACAATATCACAGTCCGCCCGATTTGCCCTACTGCTACCGAACCAGTCGCTTCCTCCAAATGCTGAACCGCATCCTCTAGCTCATCGGGTGATGTCTTGCGTATTTTCACCTGTTTGTCGTATAAGAATTAACAAGAAACTCACTCAAGTAAGACTCAGATGTTCCCTATGTTCCTTTTCATAgatcaatcaaacaacaacaaaaaatcaagattcCAATTACTCTAAAATCCCTAACCAGGTAGAAGAATCATTTCACTTTCATCTAATTTCATACCCCCAAAGATAAACACAATTACCACAAGGTTACAGTTCCTCTGCCCTAAATCCCTAACTTGACTTCCAACTAAACTCATTAGGCCTAAAGATTGAACACAAAACGTTATCACAGAGAACAGAGTCTTATAAAGTTGGTACCTTTAAGAGCTCGTTCTTCTCGAGAGTCTCGAGGAAGGAGAAAACGACTGAATCAGTAACACCAGATTTGCCTACGAGTTGACATTTCAGCTTATCACCCAAACTATGAGCGTAAGAAGCcaattccttcttctcctttatcGACAACTTCAAACCCGACCCTcgagccttcttcttcttcatcttctctgttttctcttccttatcttcttctaaACCCACCATCTCCGATTCCGAATCTTCAATTCCTCTCACGGAGGAGACCACTCCACTGTccagctcatcttcttctccttcttcgtaCTCGTATTCTTGAGCGCTGtaatcttcttcatcctcgctctcttcgtcttcttggAGATCTGGTTCATCGATGGAAGAGAAAGATTTCGCAACGAgtgaggtagaagaagaagaaggaagagactTTGAGGAGAATGATTGAAGGCGAGGCTTGTTGGACTGAGAGATTGAAGCGGAGAAGCAAAAGGGTCTAAGGAAGAGATAGACCGAAGACGGTGGTGGTTTGGGATGTCGGAGAATATTGTGGATAAGGTGAGtcgatgaagaagacgatgttGCTGTCACTCTCTCCattgccaccaccaccaccaccaacaaacTAAAACTTTGGGCTTTggcttttaattataaaaccctTTAAAAATGTGATTATTTCACAATTAAGAAGACCGTAACTGTTATTAACTAGTAAGCGACATCATCATACGGTTTGTTTAGGGTCGTTGTTTAATGGGCCAAAAATAGGCCCAACTATGACCcattttaaaatgatattctctttctttttttttttttggggtaaacAATGTCATTCTCTACCTTTTTTGGCCACACGCTTTTctgcaaaaaacaaattactgtaaaaaaaaaaaatcggtacGGACCGACACAAATCAGAGAGATTGATTACgagtttttaaataaactttAATGTTTGATAGATTTATCATTTTAATAGCCTAAAGTAATTTCCATTTCAGGTATGTTAAAGCTAGTGATTTTTACTTACACCACGTATTTTGTTACTCGACATGTCAAGGGGAATTTAAAGATCACACCACATGGCACGTGACGTGAGAAAGGAAAAGCATGCACGTGAGCCAGCTGTGAACTCACTCAAgctgagaaaaaaagaaaaaagaagaagtgaaagctATGACTAGTTTAGCTTCGAGAAGCAGGCACTCTGTATTTTATCGCATTCTGGTAATTCattcaatcatttttttctgtTGTATATAACTTACAAAATTactaaacaaaaatgtgtgtgTGCTGCtgataaaatacaataaaatgtGAGTGAGATGTGTACAGATCTCTGGACCTTAcagtaggaaaaaaaagaagggaaattgatagatttttttttatttttttagaaaacatgtCGAATATTTTGGTTTGAATGAGAAGCATTATCCAAATTTACGTGTTCCCCCCAAGAGGCTAAGACGAATTCCAATAATTGACGTTGTTGttcaaaaattattgttaaaaatagtaattattactACTATTATTTAAGGAAACACAAGATTCCACATGATAATGCTTAAGCACTACATATGTCGATCCTCAAATGAATGAATACTCGATTTAATGTTAATTACTTTGAAAATGAAAGGAaacaatttggttttttttttttttggatcatacAAGTTAAACGTTATGCATCGTACtcaattctaattttttttaaaggatgTTTGTTGTTGGTATATCAATTAGCATTAGATgtcaaatcaaaaacataaaaattcaatttagcgttaaatcaaaataataattaatataccAATTTATGTCCTAGTTGCTGATTATTGTAAACGAATTTAAATACACCTAGTGGTACAAATATTCGAATATACATAATTACCCTTGCTAACTCGTTGTCGTCAACAGTGTGAAATTACAGTAGTAGCCCCAATTAGCGTCTACGTGTAAAGCGGTTATCAGGAGAAAGGAGCAGCGATCACATGGGTTGGGTGGGTGGATGATGGATGGCTAAATCTATATAATCCTCCGGTTCCTCACCGTCCAATTATTCTCGCGCGTGTCTCCACTCTTATCTGATGCGCGTGACTCAggctaataatatatttatttattttgttattttcaagaaattaaATACTACTTAACGTAATATAGAATGCAATGTCTCGCGGTAAAGGCAGAACCGGAACTCTATCAAGTGAGATCAATCTCCGTGTATGATTCTGTCGCATCCAATGTTAATAGTAGTATAATTCCAAAAGGAAAAATGTATTGTTGTTACATAACGTATATTGTACAAATTTGTATCACATAAATCGTATACTCCGACTTACACACAAAAACGCATCTACATGACTAACGTGTGTTCTCGTGTACTACGTTTAAAACGTATTTTATTCTCGTTTTGCTTTAATACGATTGTTTATCACCTTCCAATATAGCAATATTATATGTCCAACTCGGGACATTTTATATCATGACGATGAACGAATAAAGCTtaccagatatatatatatatacgtgctGGTAACTCCACTccatatatacaataatttttgaTAAGTTGCAACTCCTTAACACACATTGATGGTTTGATCTTtgcaaatttttctttgatatcaaAGGCTTCTCTGAATCAAAAGCAACgttcaaattataaataatgatAACAATTACTGTACTTAACAAGTTATATaagttctttttaaaaaaaaaaaagaagttagtATAAGTTATGAAATCGAGTAGTCATTTGTAGATGCAACATAAGGGCACGTGCATCCATTGTCCCTCAATTTTTGtccttcaattattttatttatattttgagagtttcttaagttttgttTAGCATTGGTGTCCTTCAGGGCATGTGCATCCATTGTCCCTTAATTTTTGtccttcaattattttatttatattttgagagtttcttaagttttgttTAGCATTGGTGTCCTTCAGGGTGTCTTTCAGGGTGTGGTCCttcatagtatttttaattaaaaaaattaattatttaaataaatctataaaaacatattaaagttttaatttaaataaaacatataacattgacattaaaaacataagaaaattacaaacttacaaaaacttgaaaaaaacaaaaaatacaattaaaacatgaaagataaaaaacataaaccatacaaacatcaaagataaaaacatacattttattaaatttatagattttttttaattaatcttcattatctggaagatgtccaaagttagtccaaatatgctcaatcaaatctttttttaaccgTTCATGGACTTTTTTATCCCGAATTTCTGTAAGACGAGTAATTGTAGTGCTCATATTGGAACCCAAACTGGCGGCACCGACGGTATATGTTTGATCGACATCttctccgtgttgaaattcagaaacaatgtttcggTAACTGTATGTTCCTCTTTCATCCTCgataatcatattatggagtattatgcatgctctcataacatttgctattttgtacttatcccataaacgagatggatttttaataacggcgaatctagcttgcaagactccaaaggcacgctcaacatctttccgcacagattcttgttttttagagaagagagaatttttGATACCTTGTGGGAGCCGGATAGATTGTATAAAAGTTGCCCATTTGGGATAAATACCATCGGTGAGATAGTACGCCAAATTGTACTCTCTTCCGTTGACAAAGTAGTTGACCTCCGGAGCTTTACCGTTAAGAATGTCATCAAATACATTTGAACGATCTagaatattaagatcgttcatagtacctggagctccaaaaaaagcatgccatatccagaggtcgTACGAAGCTACTGCCTCCAACACGATTGTTGGTTTTCCGGTTGATCGTGAATACATCCCTTTCCAAGCtgttggacaattcttccactcccagtgcatacagtcaatgctcccaaccatcccgggaaatccacgtttttcattttcatagagTAGTCTTTCTAGGTCGTCGGGTCTGGGACGTCTTAAGTATTCATCGCCAAACAACTGGATTATCGCGGCGGTAAACTCGTGCAAACATTTCCGTCGGATGAAGTACCATATCGCGGCGGTAAACCAATTCGTACATACTCGTCAACTTGGTCGGATGAAGTACCATATGCCAATTGGCGAATTtctgcagtacatttttgtattgGTGACAGACTAGCCCGACCGGTTGCANNNNNNNNNNNNNNNNNNNNNNNNNNNNNNNNNNNNNNNNNNNNNNNNNNNNNNNNNNNNttaaaaaaaaaagagtgtagaAGTGGTGATCTTATTGAGAAAGaaagcaagtaaaaaaaaagagtgtagaTGTTTGTTTGGTATTGTTTCGTTTGTTTGGTATTGTTGAGAATAGAAGTGTTTGTTTGATCTTATTGAGAAGAGAAGTGTTACGATGAGCTTTAGTTATTgagaagcatatatatatgaagtgtaGAGGGATCCGTGATACTTCTTCAGTGACTGCCAAAGTCTTAAATCTCACCGTGATACCACAAACTACCAAAACCAACAGTTGATCCGTGatacaacaaacaaccaaaagtTATACATTGATCTGTGATACCAGAAACGACCAAAAGGTCTACATTGATCCGTGATACTTACCAAAACCAAAAGCTTACAAACAACACTTTACAAAGAAAGACGATTGACCAAACAGGATACTAGACCTACTATTACTACCAAAACCAACAATTCATAACCATTTCTAAACCTATTCCTGGTCTTCCCTAGCTCAAACACTTCCTTTTCCAACCCGACTATTTTCAGCTCCGTTTCATTATTCATGTGTGACTCATAGTCACTCGCTAATGTAAGGTTATCTACCTTCTGAGACAACACTTCACATTGTCTGcccatctctctcatctcctccatgACAGCTTCATCCCACCACTTGTGGATATGCATCTCTCCATCGTCAACATTAGCACAAGTGTAGAACCTGCAATAACAAGCTTTAattaaaacttaacaaaacataTGACAATATCTATTTACGAAATCTTACATACCTTCTGTTGTAGCTTGTGGCTAACAGCGGCTGACCACCACAGTAGCACAGCTTGGGGAATCCGAACTCAACCTCAGGTTGAGGAGGGTATTGAGCCTCCGCAGCAATGACGAAGCTACTCTCAGCCTCATCCATCCGAATCAAAGCTTCTATTTCCCTGTCATGCGTGTCCTCAGAGTATCTATCATATTGATCTGAGGAATCAGGCTGAGAGTAGCTATAGTCTTGGCCCATCTGAAGCATAAAAACATAATGACAGTAGATTAATTGATCAATcataaaaagtagaagaaaagaaCACACATAAAAAGAGTAATATTAAGCCGAGTTACACATAAAAAGAGTAAGATTGTTCGATGACATTACACACATAAAAAgagtaatattaaaattaagaagaaCACACATAACATTACACACATAAAAAGAGTAATATTAAGCCGAGTTGATGAAACAAGAACACACATAACATTACACACATAATAAGTCAAATATTAAGCCGAGTTGAACTTAGATACTACCAAATCATACTAAATACATCAATCTCAGAAATACTGAGCCACTATCTTATCCTTGATAAGTTGATCAGCTTCACTAAGTGGCTCTGGTTTGGCAAGTAGTGTGTCTAGTATAGCAAGCTTCTGTAGCTTCTCTTTTTCAGCCATTTCCACCTTCTTAACATCCCACATGCTCTTGTATTCAACTAGAGCCTTCCCCTGGGCAGTGTTCCTCTTCTCTTGGGTAGTGTTCCTCTTCGCCTTTGCAGCCTTGACACCTTCAGGCCTTATCTCAAAATCTTGCGCAGTGTGGTTTGACTCGGATTGTGAAGCTGCCTCGGATTGTGAACATGACTCGGATTGTGAAGCACCAGCGGGTTTCCTCTTCGCTCTCACTGAAGGTGAAGGGTTGTTAATATTATTAAGGTTCAGCCACTTCTGCTCAAACCTTAACAAACACCAGCAATGCTCCATTGTAAACTTCATCTTATATTCAGAGAAGTAGATGTCGTGAGCCATCTTCAACACATCGTTCTCAGAGTGTCCACTGCTATTTAGTCTCTANGAAGTAGATGTCGTGAGCCATCTTCAACACATCGTTCTCAGAGTGTCCATTGCTATTTAGTCTCTGTACAGCTGCGTAAGCCCCGCAGAACTTGTTAGTGAACTCGTTGATCCTAAACCACCTCTGCTTACAGTTTATGTTCATCTCGTTTTCACCTTTGGCTATGGCGTGAGGAGTTTCTGCGTAGTATTTGTTAACCCTTTGCCAAAAGCTCCCtcccttttgttgatttgcaaTCACCGGATCCTTTGAAGTGTTCAGCCATGCACTGATAAGAGTTTCATCGTCAGCCGGATGCCATTTCTTCCTATCCTTCTTAGCCGGTGTATCTTGAGAAAGAGGTTCATCCTGGGATTGTTGAGAGCTCCAAGGAGGTATTTCATAAGCACCATCTTGGTTAAGAAACTCTCCTTGACTGTTGAGAAGCTCTAAATAACTAGAAGAGGTCTGACTGAATGTATTGTGAGAACTCataggaagaag from the Camelina sativa cultivar DH55 chromosome 12, Cs, whole genome shotgun sequence genome contains:
- the LOC104729206 gene encoding uncharacterized protein LOC104729206, translated to MERVTATSSSSSTHLIHNILRHPKPPPSSVYLFLRPFCFSASISQSNKPRLQSFSSKSLPSSSSTSLVAKSFSSIDEPDLQEDEESEDEEDYSAQEYEYEEGEEDELDSGVVSSVRGIEDSESEMVGLEEDKEEKTEKMKKKKARGSGLKLSIKEKKELASYAHSLGDKLKCQLVGKSGVTDSVVFSFLETLEKNELLKVKIRKTSPDELEDAVQHLEEATGSVAVGQIGRTVILYRPSPTKMKAEEKKKEVERMSISRKQKYTYTRPTKPFRREYSERPDGRGRRGGSRVSTA
- the LOC104729207 gene encoding uncharacterized protein LOC104729207, whose protein sequence is MGQDYSYSQPDSSDQYDRYSEDTHDREIEALIRMDEAESSFVIAAEAQYPPQPEVEFGFPKLCYCGGQPLLATSYNRRFYTCANVDDGEMHIHKWWDEAVMEEMREMGRQCEVLSQKVDNLTLASDYESHMNNETELKIVGLEKEVFELGKTRNRFRNGYELLVLVVIVGLVSCLVNRLSL
- the LOC104733076 gene encoding glutathione S-transferase T3-like, encoding MSSHNTFSQTSSSYLELLNSQGEFLNQDGAYEIPPWSSQQSQDEPLSQDTPAKKDRKKWHPADDETLISAWLNTSKDPVIANQQKGGSFWQRVNKYYAETPHAIAKGENEMNINCKQRWFRINEFTNKFCGAYAAVQRLNSNGHSENDVLKMAHDIYFXETK